A region from the Branchiostoma floridae strain S238N-H82 chromosome 9, Bfl_VNyyK, whole genome shotgun sequence genome encodes:
- the LOC118422266 gene encoding uncharacterized protein LOC118422266 produces the protein MANMSPFCVITVITAIIFGGNIVVGDDFTHHESLDEEGKFQLLWKFDDEKIEFEAQVQTTGWVGLGLSPNGGMPGSDIAIGWVKDGTAYLTDRYAEAKAQPSVDESQDWELVSGYENGTHTVLRFNRKLTTCDVRDRVINEDTLRVLWAWHDQDPEEESGENGPTYHGTNRGARATLLLNRKLTETPATGNTYSFDLLMNNVSVPDQQDTTYWCHVFELPNLTSKHHVIKAEPIITPGNEGVFHHVLVYKCRTNPNITILPAEHPGHECQSPNMPIDWAEDCYEGSIVSAWAIGGGDLIYPEHVGYPIGDDEDSGYVLMEVHYDNPQLESGIRDSSGIRMTYTPELRDNDAGTLEVGVIVNKYHAIPPRAVDFKSAGFCGSQCLSAFIEELGEPIKIIGVMLHAHLLGVRLNARLIHNGVETDIARDDNYDFNLQNMRMLKEEITVHPGDTLITECIYNSAHKDTMVYGGRGTPEEMCETFFLYYPKFDMNFCDSLPNVYHTVNFAGAQDFTFDENFDVHFTAPEHMVNMTYEEVMEAVPWTREKARDFSEFLFNSTFYSSCRGTPQSNVDADALQEFALPFPRGTRLPTEDICSLRATPTPGDGPGPAGGSTALQAHHAAGYVLLTYLVALVLTVWAETSVQVKSVKMASLLASFCVIIVVTAILGENVIAADDFTHRESLDEEGKFQLLWKFDDEKIEFEAQVQTTGWVGLGLSPNGGMPGSDIAIGWVKDGTAYLTDRYAEAKAQPSVDESQDWELVSGYENGTHTVLRFNRKLTTCDVRDRVINEDTLRVLWAWHDQDPEEESGVSGPTYHGTNRGARATLLLNRKLTETPTTGTTYSFDLLMNNVPIPDNQDTTYWCRVFQMPNLPSKHHIIKVEPIITPGNDGIFHHVLLYKCRTIPNITIVPEEHPGHACQSPNMPSDWYGCYGGSIVAAWAIGGGDVIYPEHVGYPISDSEDSGYVLMEVHYDNPQLESGMYDSSGIRMMYTPELRDNDVGTLEVGVIVNKYHAIPPRAVDFKSAAFCSSHCLNAYMEELGEPIKIIGVMLHAHLLGVRLNARLIHNGVETDIARDDNYDFNLQNMRMLKEEITVYPGDTLITECIYNSEHKDSVVYGGLGTPQEMCESFFLYYPKFNTSFCESMPNIHHTVTFAGVQDYELCV, from the exons GACCGGTATGCCGAGGCAAAGGCACAGCCCTCTGTGGACGAGAGTCAGGACTGGGAGCTGGTGTCTGGGTACGAGAACGGGACTCACACCGTCCTGAGGTTCAACAGGAAGCTGACGACATGTGACGTCAGAGACCGCGTCATCAAC GAGGACACCTTGCGTGTGCTGTGGGCGTGGCATGACCAGGATCCGGAGGAAGAGTCCGGGGAGAACGGCCCGACCTACCACGGGACCAACAGGGGAGCCAGGGCTACTCTCCTTCTCAATAGGAAACTCACCGAGACGCCGGCAACAGGGAACACCTACTCATTCGATCTGCTGATGAACAAC GTCTCTGTTCCAGATCAACAGGACACGACGTACTGGTGCCATGTGTTCGAGTTGCCGAACCTGACCAGCAAACACCATGTCATAAAG GCTGAACCAATCATCACCCCGGGTAACGAAGGTGTTTTCCACCATGTCCTCGTGTACAAGTGCAGGACCAACCCAAACATCACCATCTTGCCCGCGGAACATCCGGGACATGAGTGTCAGTCTCCCAACATGCCTATCGACTGGGCTGAGGACTGTTACGAAGGAAGCATCGTGTCAGCATGGGCCATCGGCGGAGGG GACTTAATCTATCCAGAGCACGTTGGCTACCCTATTGGTGATGACGAAGACAGCGGGTACGTGCTTATGGAGGTGCACTACGACAATCCTCAACTGGAATCAG GCATACGCGACAGTTCCGGAATCAGAATGACGTACACACCAGAGCTGAGAGATAATGACGCTGGAACCTTGGAGGTCGGCGTGATTGTGAACAAATATCACGCCATTCCACCTCGTGCCGTGGACTTCAAGTCTGCCGGGTTCTGCGGTTCACAGTGTCTTAGTGCG TTTATAGAGGAGCTCGGAGAACCCATCAAGATCATCGGAGTGATGCTGCACGCCCATCTGCTGGGCGTCAGGCTGAACGCCAGGCTGATCCATAACGGCGTGGAGACGGACATCGCACGGGACGACAACTACGACTTCAACCTGCAGAACATGAGGATGCTGAAGGAGGAAATCACCGTTCATCCA GGAGATACTCTGATTACCGAGTGCATCTACAATTCGGCACATAAAGATACTATGGTCTAT GGAGGACGTGGAACACCAGAGGAGATGTGCGAAACCTTCTTCCTGTACTACCCGAAGTTCGACATGAACTTTTGCGACAGCCTGCCGAACGTATACCATACGGTCAACTTTGCTGGTGCCCAGGATTTTACCTT TGACGAAAATTTCGATGTTCACTTCACGGCACCAGAACACATGGTCAACATGACCTACGAGGAGGTGATGGAGGCCGTTCCGTGGACTCGCGAGAAAGCACGAGACTTCTCCGAATTTCTCTTCAATTCAACATTCTACTCGTCTTGCCGTGGCACTCCCCAGTCTAACGTTGACGCT GATGCCCTGCAAGAGTTTGCCCTCCCCTTCCCTCGTGGAACCAGACTACCTACAGAAGACATCTGCAGCCTGAGAGCCACACCAACCCCTGGCGACGGGCCTGGTCCTGCAGGCGGGTCCACAGCACTGCAGGCACATCACGCTGCAGGCTATGTTCTGCTCACTTACCTGGTGGCGCTCGTGCTTACTGTGTGGGCAGAG ACGTCAGTGCAGGTTAAGTCAGTTAAAATGGCCAGCTTGTTGGCGAGTTTTTGTGTTATAATTGTAGTTACCGCCATATTGGGGGAAAACGTTATAGCAGCGGACGACTTCACCCACCGCGAGTCTCTGGACGAAGAAGGAAAGTTCCAGCTTCTCTGGAAGTTTGACGACGAGAAGATCGAGTTCGAGGCCCAGGTGCAGACGACAGGATGGGTCGGCTTGGGTCTGTCCCCGAACGGAGGCATGCCGGGATCAGACATCGCCATCGGCTGGGTCAAAGACGGGACTGCGTATCTCACG GACCGGTATGCCGAGGCAAAGGCGCAGCCTTCTGTGGACGAGAGTCAGGACTGGGAGCTGGTGTCTGGGTACGAGAACGGGACTCACACCGTCCTGAGGTTCAACAGGAAGCTGACGACATGTGACGTCAGGGACCGCGTCATCAAC GAGGACACCTTGCGTGTGCTGTGGGCGTGGCATGACCAGGATCCGGAGGAAGAGTCCGGGGTGAGCGGCCCGACCTACCACGGGACCAACAGGGGAGCCAGGGCTACTCTGCTTCTCAATAGGAAACTCACCGAGACGCCTACAACAGGGACTACCTACTCATTCGATCTGCTGATGAACAAC GTCCCCATTCCCGATAACCAGGACACGACGTACTGGTGCCGTGTGTTCCAGATGCCGAACCTGCCCAGCAAACACCACATCATAAAG GTGGAACCCATCATCACTCCTGGTAACGACGGCATTTTTCACCACGTGCTGCTCTACAAGTGCAGAACGATCCCCAACATCACCATCGTGCCAGAGGAACATCCGGGACATGCGTGCCAGTCTCCCAACATGCCTAGCGACTGGTATGGCTGTTACGGAGGAAGCATCGTTGCAGCATGGGCCATTGGCGGAGGG GACGTAATCTATCCAGAGCACGTTGGTTACCCAATAAGTGACAGCGAAGACAGCGGGTACGTGCTGATGGAGGTGCACTACGACAACCCCCAACTGGAATCAG GTATGTACGACAGTTCCGGGATCAGAATGATGTACACACCGGAGCTGAGGGATAACGATGTTGGGACCTTGGAGGTCGGCGTCATTGTGAACAAGTATCACGCCATCCCTCCTCGTGCCGTGGACTTCAAGTCTGCAGCGTTCTGCAGTTCGCACTGTCTAAACGCA TACATGGAGGAGCTCGGAGAACCCATCAAGATCATCGGAGTGATGCTGCACGCCCATCTGCTGGGCGTCAGGCTGAACGCCAGGCTGATCCATAACGGCGTGGAGACGGACATCGCACGGGACGACAACTACGACTTCAACCTGCAGAACATGAGGATGCTGAAGGAGGAAATCACCGTTTATCCG GGAGACACTCTGATTACTGAGTGCATCTACAACTCGGAACACAAAGACTCTGTGGTGTAT GGAGGACTTGGTACACCACAGGAGATGTGTGAAAGCTTCTTCCTGTACTACCCGAAGTTCAACACGAGTTTTTGCGAGAGTATGCCGAACATACACCACACGGTTACTTTTGCTGGGGTCCAGGATTATGAACTGTGCGTGTGA
- the LOC118423447 gene encoding uncharacterized protein LOC118423447, translating to MGKVFCGSCVVATALLLFGQLVSASDFTHRESLDEEGKFQLLWKFDDEKIEFEAQVQTTGWVGLGLSPNGGMPGSDIAIGWVKDGTAYLTDRYAEAKAQPSVDESQDWELVSGYENGTHTVLRFNRKLTTCDVRDRVINEDTLRVLWAWHDQDPEEESGVSGPTYHGTNRGARATLLLNRKLTETPSTGTTYSFDLLMNNVSVPAHQDTTYWCRVFEMPNLPTKHHVIKAEPIITPGNEGMFHHLIVYKCKANPNITILPAEHPGHECQSPNMPSDWDDCYEGSMVAAWAIGGGDFIYPEHVGYPIGDDEDSGYVLLEVHYDNPQLASGISDSSGIRMTYTPELRDNDVGTLEVGVTVTKFHAIPPRAVDFKSAGFCGTQCLNAFLEELGEPIKIIGVMLHAHLLGVRLNARLIHNGVETDIARDDNYDFNLQNTRMLKEEITVYPGDTLITECIYNSEHRDSVTYGGLGTQEEMCEAFFLYYPKFNLTFCDTMINIYTTTMFAGAQGLTFDENFDIHFTGPEHMVNMTYEEVMEAFPWTRENARDLSDVLLDSTFYSTCRSTPQSSIDTDALQEFALPFPRGTRLPTEDICSLSATPTPDPDDFTHHESLDEEGKFQLLWKFDDEKIEFEAQVQTTGWVGLGLSPNGGMPGSDIAIGWVKDGTAYLTDRYAEAKAQPSVDESQDWELVSGYENGTHTVLRFNRKLTTCDVKDRVINEDTLRVLWAWHDQDPEEESGVSGPTYHGTNRGVRATLLLNRKLTETTTTGTTYSFDLLMNNVSVPANQDTTYWCRVFQMPNLASKHHVIKAEPIITPGNEGMFHHLIVYKCKTNPNITILPQEHPGHECQSPNMPSDWADCYEGSMVAAWAIGGGDFIYPEHVGYPIGDDEDSGYVLLEVHYDNPQLASGVRDSSGIRMTYTPELRDNDVGTLEVGVMVTKYHVIPPRAVDFKSAGFCGTQCLNAFLEELGEPIKIIGVMLHAHLLGVGLNTRLIHNGVETDIARDDNYDFNLQNTRMLKEEITVYPGDTLITECIYNSAHKDIVTYGGIGTQEEMCEAFFLYYPKFNMTFCDTMINAYTTAMFAGAQEISFDENFDLRFTAPEHMVNMTYEEVMEAVPWTRENARDFSEVLFNSTFYSYCRSTPQSSIDTNALIEYALPFPRGTRLPTEDICSLSATPTPDPDPAGGPGTDDGPGPAGGSTALQAHHAAGYVLLTYLVALLTV from the exons ATGGGGAAAGTCTTCTGTGGTTCGTGTGTTGTAGCGACAGCGCTCCTCCTCTTTGGGCAACTTGTCAGTGCGAGTGACTTCACCCACCGCGAGTCTCTGGATGAAGAAGGAAAGTTCCAGCTTCTCTGGAAGTTTGACGACGAGAAGATCGAGTTCGAGGCCCAGGTGCAGACGACAGGATGGGTCGGCTTGGGTCTGTCCCCGAACGGAGGCATGCCGGGATCCGACATCGCCATCGGCTGGGTCAAAGACGGGACTGCGTATCTCACG GACCGGTATGCCGAGGCAAAGGCGCAGCCCTCCGTGGACGAGAGTCAGGACTGGGAGCTGGTGTCTGGGTACGAGAACGGGACTCACACCGTCCTGAGGTTCAACAGGAAGCTGACGACATGTGACGTTAGAGACCGCGTCATCAAC GAGGACACGTTGCGGGTGCTGTGGGCGTGGCATGACCAGGACCCGGAGGAAGAGTCCGGGGTGAGCGGCCCGACCTACCACGGGACCAACAGGGGAGCCAGGGCTACTCTCCTTCTCAATAGGAAACTCACCGAGACGCCATCAACAGGGACTACCTACTCATTCGATCTGCTGATGAACAAC GTCTCTGTTCCCGCCCACCAGGACACGACGTACTGGTGCCGTGTGTTCGAGATGCCGAACCTACCCACCAAACACCACGTCATCAAG GCCGAGCCCATCATCACCCCGGGTAACGAGGGCATGTTCCACCATCTCATCGTGTACAAGTGCAAGGCCAACCCAAACATCACCATCCTGCCCGCGGAACATCCGGGACATGAGTGCCAGTCTCCCAACATGCCTAGCGACTGGGATGACTGTTACGAAGGAAGCATGGTCGCAGCATGGGCCATCGGCGGAGGG GACTTCATCTATCCAGAGCACGTTGGCTACCCCATTGGTGATGACGAAGACAGCGGGTATGTGCTGCTGGAGGTTCACTATGACAACCCTCAACTGGCATCAG GCATATCCGACAGTTCCGGGATCAGAATGACGTACACACCGGAGCTGAGGGATAACGATGTTGGAACCTTGGAGGTCGGCGTGACTGTGACCAAATTTCACGCCATCCCACCTCGTGCCGTGGACTTCAAGTCTGCCGGGTTCTGCGGTACACAGTGCCTTAATGCG TTTCTAGAGGAGCTCGGAGAACCCATCAAGATCATCGGAGTGATGCTGCACGCCCATCTGCTGGGCGTCAGGCTGAACGCCAGGCTGATCCATAACGGCGTGGAGACGGACATCGCACGGGACGACAACTACGACTTCAACCTGCAGAACACGAGGATGCTGAAGGAAGAAATCACCGTCTATCCG GGCGACACTCTGATTACAGAGTGCATCTACAATTCTGAACATAGAGACTCGGTGACGTAT GGAGGACTTGGGACACAAGAGGAGATGTGCGAGGCCTTCTTCCTGTACTACCCGAAGTTCAACTTGACGTTCTGCGACACCATGATAAACATATACACCACGACTATGTTTGCTGGTGCCCAGGGTTTAACCTT TGATGAAAATTTCGATATTCACTTTACGGGACCAGAACACATGGTCAACATGACCTATGAGGAGGTGATGGAGGCCTTTCCGTGGACTCGCGAGAACGCACGAGACCTCTCCGACGTTCTCCTCGATTCAACATTCTACTCGACTTGCCGGAGCACTCCCCAGTCTAGCATTGACACT GATGCCCTGCAAGAGTTTGCCCTCCCCTTCCCCCGTGGAACCAGACTGCCTACAGAAGACATCTGCAGCCTGAGCGCCACACCAACCCCTGATCCTGACGACTTCACCCATCACGAGTCTCTGGATGAAGAAGGAAAGTTCCAGCTTCTCTGGAAGTTTGACGACGAGAAGATCGAGTTCGAGGCCCAGGTGCAGACGACAGGATGGGTCGGCTTGGGTCTGTCCCCGAACGGAGGCATGCCGGGATCCGACATCGCCATCGGCTGGGTCAAAGACGGGACTGCGTATCTCACG GACCGGTATGCCGAGGCAAAGGCACAACCCTCTGTGGACGAGAGTCAGGACTGGGAGCTGGTGTCTGGGTACGAGAACGGGACTCACACCGTCCTGAGGTTCAACAGGAAGCTGACGACATGTGACGTCAAAGACCGCGTCATCAAC GAGGACACCTTGCGTGTGCTGTGGGCGTGGCATGACCAGGATCCGGAGGAAGAGTCCGGGGTGAGCGGCCCGACCTACCACGGGACCAACAGGGGAGTCAGGGCTACTCTCCTTCTCAATAGGAAACTCACCGAGACGACAACAACAGGAACTACCTACTCATTCGATCTGCTGATGAACAAC GTCTCTGTTCCCGCTAACCAGGACACGACGTACTGGTGCCGTGTGTTCCAGATGCCGAACCTGGCCAGCAAACACCACGTCATCAAG GCTGAACCCATCATCACCCCGGGTAACGAGGGCATGTTCCACCACCTCATCGTGTACAAGTGCAAAACCAACCCAAACATCACCATCCTGCCCCAGGAACATCCGGGACACGAGTGCCAGTCTCCCAACATGCCTAGCGACTGGGCTGACTGTTACGAAGGAAGCATGGTCGCAGCATGGGCCATCGGCGGAGGG GACTTCATCTATCCAGAGCACGTTGGCTACCCCATTGGTGATGATGAAGACAGTGGGTATGTGCTGCTGGAGGTTCACTATGACAACCCTCAACTAGCATCAG GCGTACGCGACAGCTCCGGGATCAGGATGACGTACACACCGGAGCTGAGGGACAACGATGTTGGAACCTTGGAGGTCGGCGTGATGGTGACCAAATACCACGTCATCCCGCCTCGTGCCGTGGACTTCAAGTCTGCCGGGTTCTGTGGTACACAGTGCCTTAATGCG TTTCTAGAGGAGCTCGGAGAACCCATCAAGATCATCGGAGTGATGCTGCACGCCCATCTGCTGGGCGTCGGGCTGAACACCAGGCTGATCCATAACGGCGTGGAGACGGACATCGCACGGGACGACAACTACGACTTCAACCTGCAGAACACGAGGATGCTGAAGGAAGAAATCACCGTCTATCCG GGAGACACTCTGATTACAGAGTGCATCTACAATTCTGCACACAAAGACATCGTGACGTAT GGTGGAATTGGGACGCAAGAGGAGATGTGCGAGGCCTTCTTCCTGTACTACCCGAAGTTCAACATGACGTTCTGCGACACCATGATAAACGCATACACCACGGCTATGTTTGCGGGTGCCCAGGAGATTTCCTT TGATGAAAATTTCGATCTTCGCTTCACGGCACCAGAACACATGGTCAACATGACCTACGAGGAGGTGATGGAGGCCGTTCCGTGGACTCGCGAGAACGCACGAGACTTCTCTGAAGTTCTCTTCAACTCAACATTCTACTCGTATTGCCGGAGCACTCCCCAGTCTAGCATTGACACT AATGCTCTGATAGAGTATGCCCTCCCCTTCCCCCGTGGAACCAGACTGCCTACAGAAGACATCTGCAGCCTGAGCGCCACACCAACCCCTGATCCAGACCCTGCAGGCGGGCCTGGGACTGACGACGGGCCTGGTCCTGCAGGCGGGTCCACAGCACTGCAGGCACATCACGCTGCAGGCTATGTTCTGCTCACTTACCTGGTGGCGCTGCTTACTGTGTGA